In one window of Megalopta genalis isolate 19385.01 chromosome 8, iyMegGena1_principal, whole genome shotgun sequence DNA:
- the LOC117227840 gene encoding uncharacterized protein LOC117227840 yields the protein MDAETGAILALQILALCSIVAALLAYLMRQSRNATDEYESRNKRHVLVTSCDTCVGLQIALALYEVGYKVFAGMLDPSGSSPSIKILRAMEQQKDREEDPSDPTQGNPQDPEVRARGQIVPLELDPTREDSLRACLDAVRAKLPAGEDGLWAVVHTGGQALPGVIERQPSSAWESMLRHNLVAPLRTARVFIPLLRAKRGRIVLLGDSAASYGTKAGTGLVAYSASRKAVEGAAEALKSELQSSGVDVVLLKPPPVNPLILYSAPVLKTSDVESGIFSSEGTWTAPVSTHSIQNSLIPALTSACPRGSYDMAAKSRLFCR from the exons ATGGACGCCGAGACCGGGGCCATTTTGGCCCTGCAAATATTGGCTCTCTGTTCGATTGTCGCCGCGCTGTTGGCCTATCTGATGCGGCAATCGAGGAACGCCACCGACGAGTACGAGTCCCGTAACAAACGCCACGTGCTCGTTACCAGCTGCGATACCTGCGTGGGCTTGCAGATCGCCCTTGCGCTCTACGAAGTTGGCTACAAG GTGTTCGCGGGCATGCTCGATCCCTCGGGCAGTTCGCCGTCCATCAAGATCTTGCGGGCGATGGAGCAGCAGAAGGACAGAGAGGAGGATCCGTCGGACCCGACGCAAGGCAATCCGCAGGATCCGGAAGTACGTGCTCGCGGCCAAATCGTGCCATTGGAGCTGGACCCGACGAGGGAGGACAGTTTACGGGCTTGTTTGGACGCAGTTAGAGCGAAACTTCCGGCCGGCGAAGACG GTCTCTGGGCAGTCGTGCATACTGGCGGTCAGGCTCTTCCCGGTGTTATTGAGAGGCAGCCGAGTTCCGCGTGGGAATCCATGTTGCGACACAACTTGGTAGCGCCGCTCAGGACCGCCAGGGTTTTCATTCCGCTGCTGCGCGCGAAAAGAG GTCGCATCGTTCTTCTGGGGGATTCGGCGGCCAGCTATGGCACCAAAGCCGGGACCGGTCTGGTGGCGTACAGCGCTTCCCGGAAGGCGGTGGAGGGTGCCGCGGAGGCATTAAAGAGCGAGCTACAGTCCTCCGGAGTCGACGTCGTTCTTCTTAAACCGCCGCCCGTGAATCCTCTTATTCTTTATAGCGCGCCGGTTCTCAAGAC GTCCGACGTGGAATCTGGGATCTTCTCGTCGGAAGGCACCTGGACGGCGCCCGTGTCGACCCACTCGATCCAGAACTCGCTGATACCGGCGTTGACGTCGGCCTGCCCCCGCGGTTCCTACGACATGGCCGCTAAATCGAGACTGTTCTGCCGATGA